DNA sequence from the bacterium genome:
GAAAAGCGCGGATAATATAACCGCGCGTGGTAATCTGTTAACCGCGCGCGCATATATTAAACGCCTCGCGGATACCCATTACCTGCTTGGCGACGGGCAGGATAGCCACGTGAACAGAGCCCAGCGAAAAGGTGCGTTTTATGGACTTCCGCCCAAAGATATGGGCGCGCCCAAAATGGCGCCCAAAACTCACGATCGCCGGAGCCGTCGATGATTCCAAAGGCCTGCAAGTCTTTTCCAGAAGTGGGCTTCCCGATCGTGACGCTGCGCCCGCACGGGACTGGAGGGGTTCGAAGTGGTCAACTCCGGCTCATCGAACTGAAGGGCCTGGCCGGTTCGACGGGGACGATTCTGCTGACGCAGAACGAACGTCGCGTCGCCGAGGACCGCCGCGACTGCTACTGGCTTTATGTGGTCACCGACTGCCTGCCGCGTCGCGGGACGCGGCGCAGGTAGGCGCCGCCAAGCCCACGCTCCAGGAACCCATCAAGGACCCGGCCTGCTTCCCCTGGCACGAGGTCACCAAGGTGGCCCACTACTACCTGTCGGTAGATGCGCTGACCAAACCGATGCAAGTGCGGGAGGAGAGGCCGACCTACGGAGCACGCGATGATTCGGAGAGGGAGAAGTAGCCGATGTCGATGATTTCATTTTTGCCCTGGTGCAGGATCGATAAGGCCTA
Encoded proteins:
- a CDS encoding DUF3883 domain-containing protein, with amino-acid sequence MIPKACKSFPEVGFPIVTLRPHGTGGVRSGQLRLIELKGLAGSTGTILLTQNERRVAEDRRDCYWLYVVTDCLPRRGTRRR